In the genome of Rhodamnia argentea isolate NSW1041297 chromosome 3, ASM2092103v1, whole genome shotgun sequence, one region contains:
- the LOC115747978 gene encoding E3 ubiquitin-protein ligase RHA1B-like, which yields MEFRGAAMDVLCQLKLVLITALAHLGLLKPHDREEEEEEEEEVEEIPKTILITDGSSASPVLVPVHTLTAMVKSQVPVVEYARFLERRGHGADEGEGNNGGGCAVCLSGIEERDEVRELSNCSHAFHRECLDRWVDHNQVTCPLCRSLLFPSKRSCFLSGRRRR from the coding sequence aTGGAGTTTCGTGGTGCCGCCATGGATGTCCTGTGCCAACTCAAGCTCGTGCTCATCACAGCTCTCGCTCATCTGGGTCTCCTCAAACCGCATGAtcgagaggaggaagaggaagaagaagaagaagtagaagaaatcCCCAAGACCATACTCATCACGGACGGCTCGTCGGCGTCGCCCGTCCTAGTCCCAGTCCACACCCTGACGGCCATGGTCAAGAGCCAAGTCCCGGTCGTCGAGTACGCGAGGTTCCTGGAAAGACGCGGGCACGGAGCTGACGAAGGAGAGGGCAACAATGGAGGAGGGTGCGCGGTGTGCCTGAGCGGCATCGAGGAGAGGGACGAGGTCAGAGAGCTGAGCAACTGCTCCCACGCGTTCCACAGAGAGTGCTTGGATCGCTGGGTGGACCACAATCAAGTGACCTGTCCCCTCTGCCGGTCTCTGCTTTTCCCTTCCAAACGTTCTTGTTTTCTCagcggaaggagaagaagatga